One Nocardiopsis gilva YIM 90087 genomic window, CACCGGGCGCTACGGCCTGGACGTCCACTGACGCGCTGGCCGATCAGCCCTGGGTGCGGTTCAGGATCGCGTCGGCGTTTCGGCTGCTTTGCTGCGGCTGCTCTTCCGCCTTCGCTCGACGACTTCGCCCGGTGGTGTGGACGGCACAACGACCTCAGGTTCTGGTCGCTGTGGTCGTCGCCGTTGACGATGTGATCGACGTCGGTGGCAACACGTTCACAGCGTTCACCGTGCTCAATCCATGTGCATCTATAGCCATCCCGTTCAAGGACCCCGGCACGAACCGACGGCCACGACCGCGGGAGTCTTGATCGCCGGGTGGAGTTTCGCCAACCAGACACCGCCACCCCAGACGCGACAAGGATCCCCAGGTTCACGATGTGTCCATTTGTGGCCAGGATCGGAGATCAGGACGCGTGCGGCTGCTATCACCTAGCGTGACTAGGATTCCCCTGAACAGACGGGAGCTCCCATGTACCAGGACCCGCGCTACCACCAAGGCCAGTGGCAGCCGCCTCAGCACCCCCAGTACCCGCCGCCCTACCAGCAGCCGCAGCCACGCATGGTCAAGCGTGTGGAGAAACGGCGTGGTCTTGGGGGGCTGGCGAACTCGACTCACCTGCTGCTGACGGTGCTCACATGCGGGTTTTGGCTGCTGGTTTGGATTCCGTGGTGGATCGTGCGGATGGTGATTCCCCGGAAGCGGGTGACCCGGGAGTACTACCGCTGATTACCAGCATCCAGCTAGGCCTCTGCAGACCCGGCCCTCGCGCGGACCCCTGGTAGACGAGGGCCGGGAGCGCGGGGGCTACGGGTGGTGGCCGGTTTCAGTGAGGCGTTGCCGGGCAACGTCGGCGGAGTGCGCGGCTACTTCGACGCCGACGAACTGCCGCCGTTCAAGCAGCGCCGCGACGCCGGTCGATCCGGCCCCGGCGCACGGGTCCAGGATGGTCCCGCCGACGGGTGCAATCTTTACGAGCTCGCGCATGACCGCGACTGGTTTTTGCGTGATGTGCTGTCGCTGCTTGCCTCGCGGCTGCGAGCCTTCGAGTAGGCCGGGCAGGTAGATGGTCGGTGCGTGGCGGTAGGGCTGGCCGTGCGACGCCCACAGTACGTACTCACATTCGGCCTTGAATCCGTCCCGAACTGGGCGGCTGATCGGCTTGTGCCACGGGATGACGCCGCGCCAGGTCCACCCGGCGGCCTGTAGTGCGTCGGACGTGACCGGTAGCTGTCGCCAGTCGGTGAAGACCAGGGCCGAGCCGCCGGGCGGGTGAGGCGCAGGCCCTCCGACAGCAGTAGCGCTAGCCAGGCGAGGTAGCCGCGCTGGTCGCGGTTGTCCCCGGCGAAGTCGGCGAGGTCGTGTTGGGCGTCGCCGCTGACGTACTTGCCGCGTGCGGTGTCGCTGCGCCGCTCTGCGGGTGTGCGACCCCGCTGTTGTATGGCGGGTCGGTGATGAGGGCGTCGACGCTGCCGGTGGGCAGAGTAGGCAGGACCTGCAGGGCGTCGCCCTGGTGAACGATGGCGGTCACGCGTGCTCCGGTTGACGGAGGGGTCCGCTCCGGAAATACGAACGGCCCGGTTCGTCCCATGGACGGCGCCGGGCCTACATTGGTCGATCTGTGGACACAGTTATCCCGCAATTAAGGTAGCGCCTGTGGATAACTCGCGCAACTGTTGATCACAGCTTCCACATCGGGTCATAGTCGGGATGGCTGCTGTAGACCTGGGCCATGTGATGGAGAACTTCCTTCAGTGCGCCGAGGGACTGATCTATCGGTAGGCTCGGGACCTTATCCTTCTGCCCTTCACCCAGCGGTAGTTTCCAAGAATGCGGGCTTTGGCTCGGATGTCAGCAACCAACTGCTCGTAGGGGTAAGGCTCGGCGGGGTATCCATGCGCCTTCGCCCTGTCCACCCGTTGGGCGTCTTCCTCCAGGCGCGCTCTTAGGAATTCTTCGATAGTCATGACGCCATCCTGCCGTCTTTACTAACCGCTTCGAGCCGCCCGTTCAGCCAGCCCCATTCGTGTTCCGGCCATGCCGGACGGCCGTACACCCAGGTCCCGCAGTCTGCGGGCGGCGGCGAGCACACATCCGAGGTGCACACGATCACCAGTGCGTTGGCGACGAGCCGCACGACTAGGGTTCTCTCCCCTCCTGCGGGCGCCTCGGACGTGACTCCCGGCACCATGCGCACATCACAGAGAGCCGGTGTCCGTCGACGATTTCCCGAGCGCGCCCTCTAGTCGCGCCCGCATTCGGCGCACGGTGTGCTGGGCATCGTCGAGCGCCTCGTGATCGATCTCGGCCGCAGCCGCCAAGTGCTCGCCGACGTGGGCGAGGTACAAGCCGAGCGCCGGGTAGTCGTAGGCCGTGGTCGGCGGAGCGAGAACATCGACGCCAGCCGTCTCGGCGATGCGCTCGGCAAGCTCGTCAGCGGTGGTGAGCAGCTCGGTAAGGACGTCCAGGACATCGAGGTCCATCGGCGCCTTCGACCCTCCGAGGACGCTGTCACCTCGCTCGGCACGCTCGGTACGGACAAGCTCGTCGCGACGGCGCCGAGCGTCAGTGGCGGCGTGGCCTACCGGCCGGGGCGTGCCGTCCCGGGGATCCGGGACTGGTACAGGTCGGGCCAGCGGTCGGAGATCCACAGCAGGTCGGCGCGGACTTGGCCCAGCCTGCGCGCCCAGGTGACGGTCAGGGTCTCCGTGTTCAACAGCGCTCCTCTTGGACGGGAAGGACGGGTTCAGGGTTCGCGGGTCTCAATGACGACATATGCGCCGTCCGGGTCGTCTTGGCCATCGTGGTTCTCGCGGTAGATATGGCCGGTGGGCTCCTGGTAAAGGTCGTAGCCGACCTCGCGCATCAGGAGCCGCACGTCGGCGCTGCCCGGATCAGCGGTGATGCGGGCGTCGAGGAGGTCGCGCAACCGCCGAAGGGTCATCGGGGAATATATGGCGTTCTCAGAAAGGGATGGGTTCGCCATCGTCAGCCTCCTTCTCCGTTGAAGTGAATTCCACTGCCAACTCCGGAATAGGCCCGGGACATTCGTGCGCGGCGAGCACGTGGTGGTGGCGCTGGCGTATTCGGAATTGGTCGCGCTCGGCGACCTCCTGGTGTTGTCCGGCGGGGAACAGGTCGTAGGTCAACCGGCCTGCCAAGCGAGCGTGGAGCTCCTGGGCGGGTCGAGCGAGACGGGGTCGAGTCGGACAGTCAGCGCGGCGAGGGGTGCGTCGAGGGCCAGGACGACCACGGCACGGCAGCGGGCGCAGACGTCGAGCTGGGCACGGAGTCGAGCAGTGGTCACCAGCACCCCTGTGACGGGTCGGGTGACGGATGACGGGTGTGACACGTGGTTCGGGTTGAGCGGCTCGTGTGCGTGCGCATGCGCGCGTGGGAGGCGATGCGGCGAGAATCCGTCATATCTGTCATATGTGTCACCACCTGCCTTCTTTTTGGCTCCGACGTGTCATCGGATGTGTCATTGCCGGACGTGGATGTGTCATGGGTGGGGTACTGCACGTTCTTCTGTGGCCGGCAGGGTGCTGACAGGTCATGTCGGGGGGGGCGGACGGGGTGACGGGTTCACCAGCCGCTCTCATCCGCCGTGTGGTTGAGGTGGACCCCGGCGTAGTAGCGGGTGGAGGCGGACCGCTTCGTGGTGACGCCGTGGCGTTTGAGCTCGGTGGTGAACTTCTTCGCCGAGACAGGCTCTTCTCCCTCGCTGCGGCACCAGGCCTCATAGGCGGCGCGGAGTTTGCCGCCGACGATGCTCATGTGCTGTTGCGAGGGGTCGCCGAGCGTGCACATGTCGGTGAGGAAGCGGGCGACGGTGTCCTGGTCTTGTTCGTAGGAGCGGGTGGCGAGGCGGACGCTCTCAGGTGTGGGAAGTCCTTGGGCGAGGTAGTCGGCGGCGCCGCGGATGAGCCAAGCGAGGATCGCCGGGCCTTCGCCGTCGACGAGCTTTTCCTCCAGGTGGGGGTCGCGGCGGTCTTCGGGGACGGTGTGCAGGAACGGGACGAGGCGGAGCCTTCGCCAGAACGCCGGTCC contains:
- a CDS encoding DNA-methyltransferase; translated protein: MASATAVGGPAPHPPGGSALVFTDWRQLPVTSDALQAAGWTWRGVIPWHKPISRPVRDGFKAECEYVLWASHGQPYRHAPTIYLPGLLEGSQPRGKQRQHITQKPVAVMRELVKIAPVGGTILDPCAGAGSTGVAALLERRQFVGVEVAAHSADVARQRLTETGHHP